A genomic window from Babylonia areolata isolate BAREFJ2019XMU chromosome 9, ASM4173473v1, whole genome shotgun sequence includes:
- the LOC143285377 gene encoding large ribosomal subunit protein mL44-like yields the protein MAASLVRSAFEGVRLLKFLRPVLIPSTVSFESIRGVKRYKRSYLKELYHRRLEVGPEKQRHRSEWINWNYGAELYAFGKRLGEDFSTDSLQRAFTHRSYIEKEERRREELGIDTDTVPLGLTDNEDLAQKGEATASRYIKTYLRHLYPAMFEEAVYAIHDHLMSEDTLSFVARNIGIGDLMLCADFPPEASSLRRNFLAVVGALEADQDVKQAEALVRDLVVAQLIGKDLGDLWTVVNPMGLLMALLHLHNRGPPEPRLQWQAGQMTVMSVYQVGIYSDQQLVGQAAGETVTIAEEMAAHNALQKLMGLGSKPLAFQAQAEKMELDYSKENMRAEDVLKRFETAQKQNSVV from the exons GGAGTGAAGCGATACAAGCGGAGTTACCTGAAGGAACTATATCACCGACGTCTTGAGGTTGGGCCAGAGAAGCAGCGACACCGCTCAGAATGGATCAACTG GAACTATGGGGCAGAACTGTATGCCTTTGGGAAGCGTCTTGGGGAAGACTTCTCCACTGACTCCTTGCAGAGAGCATTCACACATAG GTCttacatagagaaagaggagaggcgGCGTGAGGAACTTGGCATTGACACAGATACAGTGCCCCTGGGGCTGACAGACAACGAGGACCTGGCTCAGAAAg GTGAGGCCACTGCTTCTCGCTACATCAAAACATATCTGAGACATCTGTATCCTGCTATGTTTGAGGAAGCTGTGTA TGCAATTCACGATCACCTGATGTCAGAGGACACGCTGTCCTTTGTGGCCCGTAACATCGGCATTGGAGACCTCATGCTATGTGCT GACTTCCCTCCAGAAGCCTCCTCTCTGAGGAGGAATTTCCTGGCTGTTGTTGGTGCCCTTGAAGCCGACCAG gACGTGAAGCAAGCGGAGGCACTGGTGCGAGACCTGGTGGTAGCCCAGCTGATAGGCAAGGATCTGGGGGACCTGTGGACTGTGGTCAACCCCATGGGTCTGCTGATGGCCCTGCTTCACCTGCACAATCGGGGACCCCCTGAACCCAG actgcagTGGCAGGCAGGGCAGATGACTGTGATGTCGGTGTACCAGGTGGGAATCTATAGTGATCAGCAACTAGTTGGTCAGG CTGCTGGGGAGACGGTGACCATCGCAGAAGAAATGGCAGCACACAACGCCTTGCAGAAGCTGATGGGCCTGGGCAGCAAGCCCCTGGCCTTCCAAGCACAGGCAGAAAAGATGGAGTTAGATTACAGCAAGGAAAACATGCGGGCAGAAGATGTGCTGAAGCGGTTTGAAACAGCCCAgaaacaaaactcagttgtttga